AAAAGGGCCGGTCTGGCCCGGGCCATGGCCTTGAACCCCAGGATCCTCTTTTTCGATGAGCCGTCGGCGGGACTGGATCCGGTGACCTCCGCAGAGCTCGACGAGCTCATCCTCGATCTCAATCGCCGCCTGGGCACCACCATGGTGCTGGTCACCCACGAGCTGGCCAGCATCTTCGCGGTGGGCCAGAGGGTGATCATGCTGGACCGGCAAAGCCGGGGCATCATCGCCACCGGCGTCCCCGAGGAGCTGCGGCGGCATTCCCCGAACCCGCAGGTACGGCGCTTCTTCGACCGCCAACCGGCGTCCTAGGATCCCCATGGCCTCGCCCCGCGCCAAATTCACGGTGGGACTCTTCATGGCCGGTGGCACCGCCATCGCCCTCTTGGCCCTGGTCTGGCTCGGCATGAGCCGCTTTCTGGAGCAGGGCCGCCGCTTTGTCACCTACTTCAACGAGTCGGTGCAGGGGCTGGATGTGGACTCGCCGGTCAAGTACCGGGGGGTGCCCATCGGCCGGGTGGAGCGCATCGATGTGGCGCCGGACTCCCGTCTGGTGCAGGTGGTCATGGCCATCCGCGCCGAGCATCAGGTGGGGGAGGATGCCATCGCCCAGCTCAAGGTGGTGGGGATCACCGGCAGCATGTTCATCGAGATGGACCGGCTGCGGCCGGGTGACCTGGACCGCTCGCCGGGCCTGAGCTTTCCCACCGACTATCCGGTCATCCCCTCCAAGCCCTCGGACATCCGGCAGCTCTTGAGCGGCATCGACGAGGCCCTGCAGCAGATCCAGGCCCTGGACCTGCCGGGGCTGTCTGCCAGCCTCAAGGAGACCCTGGCCGGCCTGAACGCGACCATGGCCGCTGCCGATGTGGCCTCCATATCCGGGGATCTGCGCCGGGTGCTGGCCTCCCTGGGCACCGCCCTGGACCCCGAGCGCCTGGACCGGCTGGTCGCCTCCCTGGAGGGGCTGCTGGCCGAGGCCCGGGGTGCCGCTGCCGGGATCGGCTCCACGGCCCAGCGGGCTGGCACCCTCATCACCCGGGAGGAGCCGGCCCTCCGGGCCGTCCTGGATGAGCTCACGACCACCCTGGCGGGGACCCGGGAGCTCGTGGCCA
The DNA window shown above is from Thermodesulfobacteriota bacterium and carries:
- a CDS encoding MlaD family protein, giving the protein MASPRAKFTVGLFMAGGTAIALLALVWLGMSRFLEQGRRFVTYFNESVQGLDVDSPVKYRGVPIGRVERIDVAPDSRLVQVVMAIRAEHQVGEDAIAQLKVVGITGSMFIEMDRLRPGDLDRSPGLSFPTDYPVIPSKPSDIRQLLSGIDEALQQIQALDLPGLSASLKETLAGLNATMAAADVASISGDLRRVLASLGTALDPERLDRLVASLEGLLAEARGAAAGIGSTAQRAGTLITREEPALRAVLDELTTTLAGTRELVARGSGLLDSTDRRLSTLERQIVSTGRRLDQAAANLDRLLDTVQDRPSRLLFDHPPAPREQERPRLSPGKESAP